The genomic DNA GGCCACCGTCGCCCCGTCGGTGCGGATCGCGGCGGCCAGCTCCCTCGCCCGTGAACGGGTGTCGGGGGTCAGAGCCTTGCCGAGCGCGGCGGACAGGGAGTCGGCGGTCGGCTCCGGACCCTCGTGCGCCGCGCCGATGCCGAGCTCGGCGACCCGGCCGGCCCAGTACGGCTGGTCCGCCATCCGGGGTACCACGACCTGGGGCGTGCCGGCCCGGGCGGCGGTCGTGGTGGTACCGGCGCCGCCGTGGTGCACGACGGCGGCGACCCGGCCGAACAGCGCCTGATGGTTGACCTCGCCGACCGGGAAGCAGTCGCCGTCCGCGTCGGTCCAGGTCAGGTCGGCCCAGCCGCGGGAGAGGAGGATGCGGTGTCCCTGGACGCGGACCGCCTCGACGGCCGCCCGGGCGACGCCCTGCGCGTCGCGGAGGGGCATGCTGCCGAAGCCCACGTACACGGGTGGTTCGCCGGAGTCCAGGAAGGCCTTCAGGTCGGCGGGGAGCGGCCGTCGGTCCGGCCGGATCCAGGCGCCGGTCTGCAGCACCTCGAGGTCCGCCGATCGCGGCCACGGGCTGAGGACCGGGTCGGCGGCCAGCCACGGACGGTCGGTGAGGACGTGGCCGCGGACGTCGGCCACCGGTGGCAGGCCGACGGTCGCCCGGTGGGTGTTGACCGCCTCGCCGAACAGTTCGTCCAGGTGCTGCGCGTTCTGCTCCCACAGCACCCGGTTGTCGGTCACGTCCGGCGGGATCGGCCGGCCCGGCCAGGCGAGCGGCGGGTGGTGCGGTGACGGCAGGTAGGACGGGAAGTACGCGACGAACCGGTAGGGGATGCCCCATTCCTCGGCCACCGACCGGGCGGCGGCGGCCGCGGGCAGCAGACCGGTGGCCACCACCGCGTCGCACCCCTCGGCCGCCGCGGCGACGGATGCGTACGTGGCGGAGACCATCCGGGCCGCGCGCTCGGACATGCTCTCCGCCGGGGGCTGCGCCGTCCCGTTCACCGCCTCGGTCGCCATCTCGCGCAGCGACGGCCCGAGCGGCACCAGGGACAGGCCGGCGCCGTCCAGCAGCTCCGCGAAGTCTGGCGGTGCGCACACCCGTACCTCCGTGTCGAGGTCCCGCAGGGCCGCGCCGAGTCCGAGCATCGGTTCGACGTCTCCGCGCGAACCGTACGCCACCAACAGCACCCGCATGTCATGGCTCCCGATGATGTCCAGGGTGTCCGTCCCCGACCGGCGGGGCGCCGGCCGAGGTCTTGCTGTAGCCGAGGGCCTCGACGATCAGGCCGTCCCGGACGAGCGCGAGGGTCACGCCGCGGACCGTATCGGCCGGGTCGTCGCCGAAGCGGCACCGCCAGCGGACCGTCGCCCGCTCCCCGGTGACGACGACGGCCTCCGGCTCGTACTGCCTGGAGGGGTCCTCGGCGAGGGCCCGGCAGTACTCCAGGCACGCGGCGCGGCCTTCGTAGCGGGCGCCGTCGGGGGCCGGCTGTTTCGCCTCCATCACGCAGTCGTCGGCGAGCACGTCGGCGAGCAGCGAGACGTCGTGGTGGAGGAAGGCGCGGTTGAAGCGGTGGACGACCTCGGCCGTGGTGCGGAACGACATGCCGCCTCGTCCCGGGCCGTCAGGCCGGACCGGCGATCGCGTGTTCCGCGGCGCGGCTGACGTCTTCCCAGCGTGCCCAGGTGTCCGCCCGGGTGCGGGCGATGTCGAAGGCGAGGTCGTAGACCATGCTGCCCAGGAGGAGGCGCAGCGGCGGCTCGTCGCTGTCGACCAGCGTGAGCAGCGCGGCCGCGGCGAGCTTCGGATCGCTGTCGACCGACCCTTCGGCGAACTGCCGGGCCAGCTCCTCGCGGAGCGGACCGTACGCCTCCAGCGGGCTGGTGCTGCGCATCGCGGTGTACAGGTCGGTCCAGTAGCCGCCGGGCTGAAGGATGCTCACCTTGACGCCGAAGCCGGCTGCCTCCTGGGCGAGGGCCTCACTGAGGCCTTCCAGGGCGAACTTGCTGGCGCTGTAGAGCCCGGTGCTGGGGAAGCCGCCCAGCGCGGCGATGCTGGAGACCTGCACGAGGTGGCCGGAGCGCTGTCCGCGCAGCACGGGCATGACGGCCTGGCTCACCCAGAGCGCGCCGAAGAAGTTGACGTCCAGCTGGGCGCGGGCCTCGGCCTCGGTGAACTCCTCGACCATGCCCATCGAGAGCATTCCGGCGTTGTTGACGACGACGTCGAGCCGCCCGAAGCGGCCGACCGCCTCGGCGACGGCGGCGAACACGGCGGCCCGGTCGGTCACGTCCAGGGTCAGCGGCAGGACCCGGCCGGGGTGGGCGCTCGCCAGCTCGTGCAGTGCCGGCGCGGTGCGCGCGGCGGCCACGACGCGGTCACCGGCCGTCAGGGCGGCCTCGGCGAAGGCGCGGCCGAGACCGCGGCTCGCACCGGTGATGAACCAGACGCGGCTGGTGGGTTCGGTGTCGACGATCGTCATGGCACTCCGCTCCGGCAGGGGTTCGGTCTGCTGGCGATCTTTCAGTGGGTCGTCCCCGCCATCAACGCCCAAGATCAGTAGGATCCGATAAATCAGGCTTATGACGGGGGGTCCGGGGGCGCATGGAGTTACGTGAGATCGAGATATTCCTGACCCTGGCGGAGGAACTGCACTTCGGCCGGGCGGCCGCCCGGCTGCACCTCACCCAGGCGCGCGTCAGCCAGGTGATCGCCCGTCAGGAGCGGCAGATCGGCGGTCTGCTGTTCGACCGCTCCAACCGCCGCCAGGTCCGCCTGACTCCGCTCGGCCGCCAGCTGTGTGCCGATCTGCGGCCGGTCCACGCGCACTTGCGGGACAGTCTCGAACGTGCCCGGCTGGCCGCCCGCGGCAAGGCCGTACGCCTTCGGGTCGGCATGATGCCCTTCAACGTGCCCGACCTGCACCACTACTGGGAAGCGTTCCGCTCCCAGCACCCCGAGTGCGAGCTGCAGATCCGCAGGGCGCCGTACGTCGAACCGTTCGAGCGGCTCCGCGACGGCGACATGGACGTCTTCGTCGCCTGGCTACCGGTCGACGAGCCGGATCTCACCGTCGGCCCGGTCCTCTTCCACGACCCGCGCGTGCTGGCCGTCGCCGCGGACCACGAACTCGCCGGCCGACCGGAGATCCCGGTCGAGGCGCTGGGCGACTTCGGCCACGCCATGCCCCCCGGGATGCCCGACGGGTGGGAGGACGGCTACCTGTCGTTCCACACGC from Kitasatospora terrestris includes the following:
- a CDS encoding glycosyltransferase, which encodes MRVLLVAYGSRGDVEPMLGLGAALRDLDTEVRVCAPPDFAELLDGAGLSLVPLGPSLREMATEAVNGTAQPPAESMSERAARMVSATYASVAAAAEGCDAVVATGLLPAAAAARSVAEEWGIPYRFVAYFPSYLPSPHHPPLAWPGRPIPPDVTDNRVLWEQNAQHLDELFGEAVNTHRATVGLPPVADVRGHVLTDRPWLAADPVLSPWPRSADLEVLQTGAWIRPDRRPLPADLKAFLDSGEPPVYVGFGSMPLRDAQGVARAAVEAVRVQGHRILLSRGWADLTWTDADGDCFPVGEVNHQALFGRVAAVVHHGGAGTTTTAARAGTPQVVVPRMADQPYWAGRVAELGIGAAHEGPEPTADSLSAALGKALTPDTRSRARELAAAIRTDGATVAAKLLRDAVGPS
- a CDS encoding LysR family transcriptional regulator; translation: MELREIEIFLTLAEELHFGRAAARLHLTQARVSQVIARQERQIGGLLFDRSNRRQVRLTPLGRQLCADLRPVHAHLRDSLERARLAARGKAVRLRVGMMPFNVPDLHHYWEAFRSQHPECELQIRRAPYVEPFERLRDGDMDVFVAWLPVDEPDLTVGPVLFHDPRVLAVAADHELAGRPEIPVEALGDFGHAMPPGMPDGWEDGYLSFHTPRGKAIERIESATDADELINLVITGEIVHPFPSHVTRYWSMSHVKFVPMPEMGTIPYALVWRRDDENELVRALARTVRTIGALHF
- a CDS encoding SDR family NAD(P)-dependent oxidoreductase, whose product is MTIVDTEPTSRVWFITGASRGLGRAFAEAALTAGDRVVAAARTAPALHELASAHPGRVLPLTLDVTDRAAVFAAVAEAVGRFGRLDVVVNNAGMLSMGMVEEFTEAEARAQLDVNFFGALWVSQAVMPVLRGQRSGHLVQVSSIAALGGFPSTGLYSASKFALEGLSEALAQEAAGFGVKVSILQPGGYWTDLYTAMRSTSPLEAYGPLREELARQFAEGSVDSDPKLAAAALLTLVDSDEPPLRLLLGSMVYDLAFDIARTRADTWARWEDVSRAAEHAIAGPA
- a CDS encoding nuclear transport factor 2 family protein, with the translated sequence MSFRTTAEVVHRFNRAFLHHDVSLLADVLADDCVMEAKQPAPDGARYEGRAACLEYCRALAEDPSRQYEPEAVVVTGERATVRWRCRFGDDPADTVRGVTLALVRDGLIVEALGYSKTSAGAPPVGDGHPGHHREP